A portion of the Salarias fasciatus chromosome 15, fSalaFa1.1, whole genome shotgun sequence genome contains these proteins:
- the LOC115402367 gene encoding trace amine-associated receptor 1-like gives MEAGNIFDLTDNTTVHSCKEAETATCIMAISPSTIRLFLYMFIGGSLSLVTISGNLLVITSVAYFKQLHTPTNYLILSLAVADLLVGAVVLLFNMALTVKSCLYFGDLIYRYYAVCQPLTYRSKINDSVVLLMILGSWFTSALSGFGTMFLGFRNLVCEGRCFIFHVPKSNIVAWVVSFYIPVMTMLCIYLKIFLVAQKQTRQIQNTTYRGKNAKVKVNKMERKATKTLAVVLGVFLFCWTPFFLSITFNPVIDYVIPSPLIETFFWLGWSNSMLNPFVYGFFYSWFRSAFRIIISGNILNGNFTNTKLL, from the exons ATGGAGGCCGGAAATATCTTTGATTTGACTGATAACACCACAGTGCACTCCTGTAAAGAGGCAGAGACTGCTACTTGTATCATGGCCATCAGCCCTTCAACAATACGTCTGTTTTTGTACATGTTCATCGGAGGTTCTCTTTCACTTGTGACGATAAGCGGTAACCTTCTGGTAATCACCTCCGTGGCTTACTTCAAACAGCTCCACACTCCTACTAACTACCTCATCCTCTCCCTAGCTGTGGCCGACCTGCTCGTCGGGGCCGTGGTGCTGTTGTTTAACATGGCACTCACCGTCAAGTCATGTTTGTATTTTGGAGATTTGATCT ACAGATACTACGCTGTGTGCCAGCCTCTGACATACAGATCCAAAATAAATGATTCTGTGGTTCTCCTCATGATCTTGGGAAGCTGGTTCACTTCTGCTCTCTCTGGATTTGGAACTATGTTTCTTGGTTTCAGAAACTTAGTGTGTGAAGGAAGATGTTTCATATTTCACGTCCCCAAATCAAACATAGTTGCTTGGGTTGTTTCATTTTACATTCCAGTCATGACAATGCTTTGTATCTACCTGAAAATTTTCTTAGtggcacagaaacaaacacgcCAAATTCAGAACACAACCTATCGGGGCAAAAATGCAAAAGTAAAAGTCAATAAGATGGAAAGGAAAGCCACAAAGACTCTGGCTGTTGTCTTGGgtgttttcctcttctgctggactcctttctttctctctataACCTTCAATCCTGTGATTGACTATGTGATCCCATCTCCTCTCATCGAGACCTTTTTTTGGCTCGGTTGGTCCAATTCAATGCTTAATCCGTTTGTGTATGGATTCTTTTACAGCTGGTTCAGATCAGCCTTCAGGATCATCATCTCTGGGAACATATTGAATGGaaattttacaaacacaaaattgCTGTAA